A single genomic interval of Microbulbifer variabilis harbors:
- a CDS encoding hexameric tyrosine-coordinated heme protein: MSHMWLESLITENAQQGFELAMKLSRMGVKYTQPSDEVRGKLRASYEENADSLIASSQVVAINFQTVAAANNYWRG; this comes from the coding sequence ATGTCACACATGTGGTTAGAAAGTTTGATTACCGAAAATGCACAGCAAGGGTTTGAATTGGCCATGAAACTATCCAGAATGGGAGTGAAATACACCCAACCTTCGGATGAGGTCAGAGGCAAGTTGAGAGCTTCCTACGAGGAAAACGCAGATAGCTTGATCGCCTCATCCCAGGTAGTTGCCATCAACTTTCAGACAGTAGCTGCCGCCAATAACTACTGGCGCGGTTAA